One genomic window of Deinococcus peraridilitoris DSM 19664 includes the following:
- a CDS encoding GGDEF domain-containing protein, with product MHDAITQAASGERFAVGFTDLDDFKSVNDTLGHDAGDELWRQLGARLRESVRKVDVVARLAGDEFVLLLRELDDGELVEALAKRTLAALEQPFVLKGLQVRVGASLGGVLSGRDMSAQEVIATADRAMYQAKRQGKNHFFIHDCR from the coding sequence GTGCACGACGCGATCACGCAGGCCGCGTCGGGAGAGCGGTTCGCGGTGGGCTTCACGGACCTGGACGATTTCAAGAGCGTGAATGACACGCTCGGGCACGACGCGGGCGATGAACTGTGGCGGCAACTGGGCGCGCGGCTGCGTGAAAGCGTGCGCAAGGTGGACGTGGTGGCGCGCCTCGCGGGGGATGAGTTCGTGTTGCTGCTGCGTGAGCTGGACGACGGCGAGCTGGTCGAGGCGCTGGCGAAGCGGACGCTGGCGGCGCTGGAGCAGCCGTTTGTCCTCAAAGGGCTTCAGGTGCGCGTGGGGGCAAGCTTGGGCGGGGTCCTGTCTGGCAGGGACATGAGCGCGCAGGAGGTGATCGCCACGGCGGACAGGGCCATGTACCAGGCGAAGCGTCAGGGCAAGAATCACTTCTTCATCCACGACTGCCGCTGA
- a CDS encoding IS5 family transposase has protein sequence MALYPTVPAPHNNRGRPRADDRRTLDAILYVLRTGIAWRDLPGDLGSPITAWRGLKHWQALDIWELLWRTALNVLESKGAVDWSQAQLDGSFVPAKRGGAAVGLTRKGKGTKWMLVTDARGTPIGYHPDSAGLAETRLAYKTLGTIGVRTISGRVKNRPACLVADRGYDNRPFRHFLRVRGIRACIPEKRRPEGWKPRRERPTTYSKADYAQRWRIERTFAWLGYQRRLLIRWERHVDVYVAFFTVGVLMLVLRRLLHPVA, from the coding sequence GTGGCACTTTATCCAACCGTTCCTGCCCCTCACAACAACCGTGGTCGCCCCCGTGCCGATGATCGTCGAACGCTTGACGCCATCCTCTACGTCCTCCGCACCGGCATTGCCTGGCGCGACCTCCCCGGTGACCTCGGGTCTCCTATCACCGCCTGGAGAGGCCTGAAGCACTGGCAAGCCCTGGATATCTGGGAACTCCTCTGGCGCACGGCCCTCAACGTTTTGGAGTCCAAAGGGGCTGTGGATTGGTCGCAGGCGCAACTCGACGGCTCGTTCGTTCCCGCAAAACGCGGTGGCGCTGCTGTCGGACTTACACGCAAAGGAAAAGGGACCAAGTGGATGCTCGTCACTGATGCACGTGGCACCCCGATTGGTTACCATCCCGACAGTGCCGGTTTGGCCGAAACACGCTTGGCTTATAAAACCCTTGGAACCATCGGTGTCCGGACCATAAGCGGCCGAGTCAAGAATCGCCCAGCATGTTTGGTCGCGGACCGAGGGTATGACAATCGTCCGTTTCGGCACTTCCTGCGTGTGCGGGGCATTCGCGCCTGCATACCTGAAAAACGCCGTCCAGAAGGATGGAAACCGAGAAGGGAACGCCCAACAACGTATTCCAAGGCTGATTACGCGCAGCGTTGGCGGATTGAACGCACTTTCGCATGGTTGGGCTATCAGCGACGCCTGCTGATTCGTTGGGAGCGACATGTCGACGTGTACGTCGCCTTTTTCACTGTCGGGGTGCTGATGTTGGTGCTGCGCAGGTTATTGCATCCGGTAGCATGA
- a CDS encoding sensor histidine kinase, which translates to MNTLIDAMLELSRTSRLPVLVRLVDLGQLVSAIRAELEVDLLERQVRWKIDALPLVAGDQDLLRQVMQNLLVNAVKYTGKRDEALIEVWAEERADEWTVFVRDNGAGFDPRFQEKLFGVFQRLHRADEFAGTGVGLATVRRIVHRHGGRVWAQGQVEAGATFAFSLPKHL; encoded by the coding sequence ATGAACACCCTGATTGACGCGATGCTGGAGTTGTCCCGCACATCGCGCCTCCCGGTGCTGGTGCGGCTGGTAGACCTGGGCCAGCTGGTGAGTGCCATACGAGCAGAACTCGAAGTGGATCTGCTGGAGCGGCAGGTGCGGTGGAAGATTGACGCCTTGCCGTTGGTGGCGGGAGATCAGGACCTGCTGCGGCAGGTGATGCAGAATCTGCTGGTCAACGCCGTCAAGTACACCGGCAAGCGTGATGAAGCCTTGATCGAGGTGTGGGCGGAGGAGCGGGCGGACGAATGGACAGTGTTCGTACGGGACAACGGCGCCGGCTTCGACCCGAGGTTCCAGGAGAAACTTTTCGGCGTCTTTCAACGGCTGCACCGGGCAGATGAATTCGCAGGGACCGGCGTGGGGCTGGCGACGGTGCGGCGGATTGTGCATCGGCACGGTGGGCGGGTATGGGCGCAAGGGCAGGTGGAGGCTGGCGCGACGTTCGCGTTCTCCCTGCCGAAACACCTGTAG
- a CDS encoding response regulator has product MCQILLVEDNPLDVEFIRETLMQFPVSVTLHVARDGAEALDFLRNDGERQGPPRPDLILLDLRLPRRDGFEVLEVIKTHPLDRNIPVVVLTISNEEADAWRSYHLYANAFITKPADLQRFTETLHATVEFYCHVTLRPPKQPPQPRAPA; this is encoded by the coding sequence ATGTGTCAGATACTGCTGGTTGAAGACAACCCCCTGGACGTGGAGTTCATCCGGGAAACCCTCATGCAGTTCCCCGTCAGCGTGACCCTGCACGTCGCTCGTGACGGCGCCGAAGCCCTCGATTTCCTCAGGAATGACGGTGAAAGGCAAGGCCCGCCACGCCCCGACCTGATCCTGCTCGACCTCCGCCTGCCCCGCCGCGACGGCTTTGAGGTGCTCGAAGTGATCAAGACGCACCCGCTGGATCGCAACATCCCCGTCGTGGTGCTCACCATCTCCAATGAGGAAGCGGACGCGTGGCGGAGTTACCACTTGTACGCGAACGCCTTCATCACCAAACCCGCGGATTTGCAGCGGTTCACCGAGACATTACACGCCACGGTAGAGTTTTACTGTCACGTCACCCTGCGACCACCCAAACAGCCTCCACAGCCGCGAGCTCCAGCTTGA
- a CDS encoding PAS domain-containing protein has product MARCIHALDWTRTPLGHPQTWPQTLCTTLDIMLASSFPMLVLWGHDLVQLYNDGYRDLMGAKHPSGLGQPTHDCWPESRHFTAGIFQGVLERGESYEFVDQHLVLQRNGNDEDTYFTLNYSPIRDAGAVGGALLLVTETTRHVLTQRQLHEQHAELQVRTKALANFAELSRELAFETDRYALVRRTQEIVLHLLPPGTACTTNSKITCGS; this is encoded by the coding sequence ATGGCGCGGTGCATTCACGCCCTCGACTGGACGCGGACTCCCCTCGGGCACCCGCAAACCTGGCCGCAGACGCTGTGCACCACCCTCGACATCATGCTGGCCAGTTCATTCCCCATGCTGGTGCTGTGGGGCCACGATCTGGTGCAGCTGTACAACGACGGCTACCGCGACCTGATGGGCGCCAAACACCCCAGCGGGCTCGGACAACCCACCCATGACTGCTGGCCGGAATCGCGGCACTTCACCGCAGGCATCTTCCAAGGCGTCCTGGAACGCGGGGAGAGCTACGAGTTCGTCGATCAGCACCTGGTGCTCCAGCGCAACGGGAATGATGAAGACACCTACTTCACGCTCAATTACAGCCCCATCCGCGACGCCGGAGCGGTGGGTGGCGCGCTGCTGCTGGTGACCGAAACAACCCGGCATGTCCTGACCCAACGCCAGCTTCACGAGCAGCACGCTGAACTCCAAGTCCGCACGAAAGCCCTCGCCAACTTTGCTGAACTCTCCCGAGAACTGGCTTTCGAGACGGACCGCTATGCCCTGGTGCGGCGCACGCAGGAAATCGTGCTGCATCTCCTCCCCCCGGGTACAGCGTGTACTACGAACTCGAAGATCACTTGTGGCAGTTGA